One stretch of Muribaculum intestinale DNA includes these proteins:
- a CDS encoding radical SAM protein, translating into MTDCCNARCAFCSNGGCHKNIEAFNHVKLWEVIDELREKDIIINRINITGGEPSVASEIVNQILATASTEQYLNIHLHLNTNGLVPASQDMMRQPRWDSISMSLHHYDRDKLSEIYGVSISEKALEFEDIDLERVNASCNLIRGFIDKPAEVENMMKFAIALRLPRLGFVALMKVNDYCKKHYVDFDEINFTNIPHLYFTESRNRGADCKCRGCFITIVNLL; encoded by the coding sequence ATGACGGATTGCTGCAATGCTCGTTGTGCGTTCTGCTCAAACGGTGGTTGCCATAAAAATATCGAAGCATTTAATCATGTTAAGTTGTGGGAGGTTATTGATGAACTAAGGGAAAAAGACATAATTATAAATCGCATCAATATAACCGGAGGAGAACCCTCTGTGGCCTCTGAAATAGTGAATCAAATCCTTGCGACAGCCAGCACAGAACAGTATCTTAATATTCATTTACATCTGAACACGAACGGACTTGTTCCTGCCTCGCAAGATATGATGCGTCAACCTCGTTGGGACTCAATATCTATGTCATTACATCATTATGACCGTGATAAGTTATCAGAGATATATGGCGTTTCTATTTCGGAAAAGGCATTAGAGTTTGAGGATATAGATTTGGAGAGAGTTAATGCCAGCTGCAATCTGATTCGAGGTTTCATCGATAAACCTGCCGAAGTTGAGAATATGATGAAGTTTGCTATCGCATTGAGGTTACCTCGACTTGGCTTCGTCGCTTTAATGAAAGTCAATGATTATTGTAAGAAGCATTATGTTGATTTCGATGAAATAAACTTTACAAACATTCCTCACTTATATTTTACTGAGTCACGCAATCGTGGTGCAGACTGTAAATGTAGAGGGTGTTTCATAACGATTGTTAATTTGCTGTAA
- a CDS encoding IS5 family transposase has protein sequence MYTSDLTEAQKAFIKETIPMDNWTSKYDFFLVFDAILYVDKTGCQWRNLPHDFPAWQTVYYYFRAWSAIGEFKNLLDSLVAEVRFQEGQTPEPSVAVVDAQSVRAASYPSPKGFDGNKKVKGIKRQIAVDENGHLLDVKTTTANIHDSKGGLMLLALLTASHPVIKKILADRGYRGDLIELVRNTFGMNVEITLSGSSDGKFIPAKGRWVAERSISWLDNFRRLCRNYEDTLEVARQMVIIAGVAMLLNRLTAN, from the coding sequence ATGTACACCTCTGATTTAACAGAAGCACAGAAAGCTTTCATAAAAGAAACAATTCCAATGGATAATTGGACGAGCAAATATGATTTTTTCCTTGTCTTTGATGCCATTCTATATGTGGACAAGACCGGCTGTCAATGGCGTAATCTACCTCATGACTTTCCGGCATGGCAGACCGTATATTACTATTTCCGTGCATGGAGTGCCATCGGCGAGTTCAAGAATCTGCTTGACAGCCTTGTCGCAGAAGTGCGATTTCAGGAAGGTCAGACACCGGAACCAAGTGTTGCGGTTGTAGACGCTCAAAGTGTGCGGGCTGCCTCATATCCCTCACCGAAAGGTTTTGACGGCAACAAGAAAGTCAAGGGAATAAAACGGCAGATTGCAGTTGACGAGAATGGGCATCTGCTTGATGTAAAGACAACTACCGCTAACATACATGACTCCAAAGGCGGTTTGATGCTTCTGGCTTTACTTACCGCCTCGCACCCGGTCATCAAGAAGATTCTTGCAGACAGAGGCTATCGCGGAGATTTGATTGAACTTGTGAGAAATACCTTTGGCATGAACGTGGAAATCACTTTGTCTGGTTCTTCTGACGGGAAGTTTATCCCGGCAAAGGGCAGATGGGTTGCGGAGCGCTCTATCTCATGGCTTGACAACTTCCGACGTTTATGCAGAAATTATGAGGATACATTGGAGGTCGCACGACAGATGGTCATCATAGCAGGTGTGGCAATGCTCTTGAACAGGCTTACAGCAAATTAA